The genomic stretch GCCGTGCCACTGCCAGACGTGCGCGGCCATATCGAACTGCGGGACGTGGCCTTCGCCTACCGCGAGGACGGCGAGCATGTCCTGCGCGACCTGAACCTGACCATCCATCCCGGTGAGACGGTCGCGCTGGTCGGCCCGTCCGGCGCAGGCAAGTCCACGCTGTGCGCCCTGATCCCCCGCTTCTACGACGTCACCGCCGGGCAGGTCGTGATCGACGGGCACGATGTCCGGGACGTGACGCTGGACTCTCTTCGGCGGCAGGTCGGCATCGTGCCGCAGGACGTGTACCTGTTCGCCGGCAGCGTGGCCGACAACATCCGCTACGGCCGCCCGGACGCCACCGACGCGCAGGTCATGGCCGCCGCCCGCCGTGCCCACGCCCACGACTTCATCACGGCCCTGCCCGACGGCTACAACACCGATGTCGGCCAGCGCGGCGTGAAGCTCTCGGGCGGACAGAAACAGCGCCTGAGCATCGCCCGCGCGTTTCTGAATGATCCGCCGGTACTGATTCTCGACGAGGCCACCAGTGCCCTGGACACCCACAGCGAACGCGCCGTCCAGGCCGCGCTGGACGATCTGCGCGGTGAGCGCACGGTGCTGGTCATCGCCCACCGCCTGAGCACCATCCGCAGCGCCGACCGGATCGTGGTGCTCACGGAAGACGGCGTGGCCGAGGAGGGGACGCACGCTGAGCTGCTCGCCAGGGGGGGCGTATATGCGCGGCTGCATGGGGCGGTGCTTGCGGAATCGGTGCAGTAAAGGGGGTGGAAGGTGGGCGCCTGCGGCGGGCGTCCCCACCCCCCAACCCCCTGCCCGCCGGCAGGGGGAGCTAAGCGCTGCGCTCGGCATGTGGTCGATGTTGCGTCCTGGCCGACATTCACGGGATTGACGGTAGCGAGGGGCGGCGTACCTGCTCATTGCGTTGTCGCTGTCACCGCCCGTGCGCTGCGCGCCCGATGGCATTCGGTCAGGGGCAGGGTGGGATGCCACGGTTTTACCCCTCCCCCCTTGCGGGGGAGGCTGGGAGGGGGGTGGCGAGCGGAGCTTGCCCTCGTACTGGACGCCCATTTTCCATGTCGCCCCGATGCCGCCGCTTCTCATCTCACATCAGGCGTTTGCGGGGGAGGCTGGGAGGGGGTGGACGGCAACGCCGTCCCAGATGGCCGATTGGGAATATAGAGTGACGACCCCACCAGAACCATCGTCCCCTCACTCGCCCCTCCCCTGACCATCCGGCGGATTGACGACTGCCCCCGCTGACCGCTAGGCTCCGCCGCATGAGCGAGCAGATCACCCCCACCATCCGGATCGGTGCGGGCCTGCCCGTGCTCCCGCCGCCCTCCGGGGTGTAACCACGCCATGTGCCGCCGCGCGTCCTGGGGACGCCGACCTGTCGTCGTTGCATTCAGAAGGGGAACACCATGCGGGTATCGAAGGGGTTATTCGTCACGTGGCGCGACGCGCCGTCAGACGCCGACACGCGGGGCATCCAGGCCCTGAGCCGGGCCGGATTCGTTCGGAAAGTGGGCGCGGGCCTGTACGCGCACCTGCCGCTCATGACGCGCGTGCTGGCGCGGCTGGAGGCGCTGATCCGCGCCGAGCTGGAGGACATCTCGCAGGAGGTGGACTTCCCGCTGCTGCACCCGCAGGCGCTGTGGGAGCAGTCGGGCCGCTGGGACGCCTACACCCGCGCCGAGGGCATCATGTTCACCGTGACCGACCGCGCCGGGCGGGCACACGCGCTGGGGCCGACGCACGAGGAGGTGGCCGCGTCGGTGGTGGGCGACCTGGCCCGCAGCTACCGCGACCTGCCGGTCAGCGTGTACCAGATCGGCCGCAAGTTCCGTGACGAGCTGCGCCCCCGCGCCGGCCTGCTGCGCACGCGGGAATTCGTGATGAAGGACGCCTACTCCTTCCACACCACCCCGGAGGATCTGGCCGCGCACTTCGAGGTCATGGCCGGCGCATATGGGCGCATCCTCTCGCGCCTGGGCGTGCCGTGGCGGGCGGTCGAGGCCGACAGCGGCAGCATCGGCGGCACCGGCAGCCGTGAATTCGTGATCCTGGCAGACGTGGGCGAGGACGAGGTGCTCTTTAGCCCGGACGGCCAGTACGCCGCCAACGCCGAACGCGCCGTGGGCCGGGCACCGGACGCTGGAGCCTCACCGTTCACGCACATTGAGCGCCGATCCACGCCGGGCACGGCCACCGCTGAGGCCGCCTGTCACGCGCTGGGCTGCGGGCGGGGGCATCTGGTGAAAAACGTGCTGCTGGTCGCCACCTTCGCCCGGCCGGACGGCAACCATCACGTGCCGGTGCTGGTCAGCGTGCGCGGCGACGACAGCGTGAACGCGGTGAAGGTCTGGAACGCCGTGCAGGAACGTGCCCAGCGGTACGCCGGCGGCACCCTCCTGAGCGTGAACACCGCCGGGCCGGACACCTGGGCCGATGTGGACACCGTGCCGCTGGGCTCCGTGGCCCCCGACCTGTCCGACGATGTGATCGCCCACCGCGCCGACCTCCACCCGGCCTTCCTGCGCTTGTGTGACCACGAGGCCGCCGCCCTGCGCGACTTCGCCACCGGCGCGAACGAGACTGGCTGGCACGTCAGTGGGGCCAACTGGGGCGTGCAGTTCCCGCTCCCGGAGGTCGTGGATGTACGGCAGGCACGGACTGGAGATACCAGCCTCCACGATCCGGGCCAGCTCCTCCAGTCGGCCCGCGCCATCGAGGTCGGGCACGTGTTCCAGCTCGGCACGCGCTACACGGAGGCCCTGGGCTTCACGGTGACCGGCCCGGACGGCACGCCCCAGCCGGTCTTCATGGGGTGCTACGGCCTGGGCGTGACCCGACTGGTGCAGGCCGTGGCGGAGGTCATGGGCGATGACCGTGGGCTGGTGTGGCCGGACGCCATCGCCCCGTACCACGCCGTGCTGACCGTCGTGGACATGACCGACCCGGCCCAGGTGCAGACCGCCGAACGGCTGTACACCGACCTCCGCGCCGCTGGCGTGGACGTGCTGCTCGATGACCGCACCGAACGCCCCGGCGTGAAGTTCACCGATGCTGATCTGTGGGGCCTGCCGTGGCGCGTGACCATCGGCCGGGCGCTGGAGCGCGGCGAGGTCGAGGTCAAAGAAAGGCGGACAGGCGAGGTCACGACCGTAGGCGTGGCCGATGTGGTGGCTTGGCTGCGGGGGCGGATCGGGTAG from Deinococcus sp. AB2017081 encodes the following:
- a CDS encoding proline--tRNA ligase, which produces MRVSKGLFVTWRDAPSDADTRGIQALSRAGFVRKVGAGLYAHLPLMTRVLARLEALIRAELEDISQEVDFPLLHPQALWEQSGRWDAYTRAEGIMFTVTDRAGRAHALGPTHEEVAASVVGDLARSYRDLPVSVYQIGRKFRDELRPRAGLLRTREFVMKDAYSFHTTPEDLAAHFEVMAGAYGRILSRLGVPWRAVEADSGSIGGTGSREFVILADVGEDEVLFSPDGQYAANAERAVGRAPDAGASPFTHIERRSTPGTATAEAACHALGCGRGHLVKNVLLVATFARPDGNHHVPVLVSVRGDDSVNAVKVWNAVQERAQRYAGGTLLSVNTAGPDTWADVDTVPLGSVAPDLSDDVIAHRADLHPAFLRLCDHEAAALRDFATGANETGWHVSGANWGVQFPLPEVVDVRQARTGDTSLHDPGQLLQSARAIEVGHVFQLGTRYTEALGFTVTGPDGTPQPVFMGCYGLGVTRLVQAVAEVMGDDRGLVWPDAIAPYHAVLTVVDMTDPAQVQTAERLYTDLRAAGVDVLLDDRTERPGVKFTDADLWGLPWRVTIGRALERGEVEVKERRTGEVTTVGVADVVAWLRGRIG